From the Betaproteobacteria bacterium genome, one window contains:
- a CDS encoding class I SAM-dependent methyltransferase, protein MNDFFALRTNVPDFDAIKQKQQATWASGDFAVIGTTLQIVGESLAEAADICAGEKVLDVAAGNGNATLAAARRFAEVTSTDYVPALLDKGKDRARAEHLPVHFQVADAEALPFDDGAFDAVLSTFGAMFTPQHERTASEMLRVTRSGGRIGLANWTPEGLIGRLFKVIGAHVPPPAGVKSPALWGSEPHLVELFGPQAADIRCERRNFNFRYRSAEHWVQIFREYYGPTHKAFAALDESRQQAMERDILELLAEFNVAGERSLVAPAEYLEVVIVKR, encoded by the coding sequence ATGAACGACTTTTTCGCACTTCGCACGAACGTGCCCGATTTCGACGCCATCAAGCAGAAGCAGCAGGCCACCTGGGCCAGCGGCGACTTCGCGGTCATCGGCACCACCTTGCAGATCGTGGGCGAATCGCTGGCCGAGGCGGCCGACATCTGCGCCGGAGAGAAGGTGCTGGACGTCGCGGCCGGGAACGGCAATGCGACTCTGGCGGCGGCGAGACGTTTCGCCGAGGTGACGTCGACGGACTACGTGCCGGCGCTGCTGGACAAGGGCAAGGACCGCGCACGGGCCGAGCACCTGCCGGTGCATTTCCAGGTGGCGGACGCCGAGGCGCTGCCGTTCGACGATGGTGCCTTCGACGCCGTGCTCTCCACGTTTGGCGCCATGTTCACACCGCAGCACGAGCGGACCGCGTCGGAGATGCTGCGTGTGACGCGAAGCGGCGGACGCATCGGTCTTGCGAACTGGACACCGGAAGGACTGATCGGCCGTCTGTTCAAGGTCATCGGCGCCCATGTGCCGCCGCCGGCGGGCGTCAAGTCACCGGCACTGTGGGGGTCCGAACCGCATCTGGTGGAACTGTTCGGGCCGCAAGCCGCGGACATCCGCTGCGAACGGCGCAACTTCAACTTCCGCTATCGCTCGGCCGAGCACTGGGTGCAGATCTTCCGCGAATACTATGGACCCACGCACAAGGCGTTCGCAGCACTGGACGAGTCACGACAGCAGGCGATGGAACGCGACATCCTCGAACTGCTCGCGGAGTTCAACGTGGCCGGCGAGAGGTCGCTCGTGGCCCCCGCGGAGTATCTGGAAGTGGTGATCGTGAAGCGCTGA